The genomic window GGCGACTCCAACTGCGTCTGTTATAATAGCATACTCTTTAAAATACAATAGAGAACCTCTAATAACATCTAGTTGCTCATTTTTATCAACAATATTTAGTTTAATAACTATTCCAATATTAGTCATGATTTTAAATATTATTTAAAAAAGCTGAATACTTAATATTCAGCTTTTTTTATTTCTATACTTTTTCTTTCATTTAAAAAAAATTTTTTTAGAAAAATAAAGATTGGCAGAAAATACAAATAAAAAGAATTTGGCATTATATCAAAAACTCCTATTTCTAACATTGCTGCTGGAACAGTTATTGCTATATTCCAAGGAATTAACGGGCTTAAAATTACACAACTATTCTCAATATCTAAAGCTAATTTTTCATTTTCAAAACCACTCTCTTCATATGTCTTTTTCATAATTTGAGAAGTCAATAAAATAGAAGTCGATTGACTTGAGCTAATTCCAGCTGTAAATATTGCCACTAGTGTTGTATATAAATAAACTTTCCATTCCTCTTTTATTACTCCTATACGCTTGGATATCCAGGTTAAAACCTTCAATTCTTCAAATATCTTAACAATACTACATGATAAAAAGGCCATAACAGTAGCGGTACTCATAGATACTATTCCTCCACCCTTTATTATTTCATATAAAGAGTTTGTCGATGGAAGTCTAAATCCTGTTAACATAGTTTTTAATATAATATTAAAATTCCAACTTTGAATTGTAATAGCTATAATTAAACTTGATAAAATGCTTACCAACATAGTTTTCTTTATATCAATTCTAAATAAACACATCCCTATTAAAAATATTAATGGTATAAAAACTATGGGAGATAAATTAAATTCTTTTGGTAACAGTTCCAACAATTTACTGTCTATCTCTTTTTGAATTTCAGACTTACCTAAATAAAAATATAATGAAATTGTCATTATATATGGAATTATTCCTGTTTTGAACATATTTTTTACATTGGTATATATATTGGTATCCGTTAGAACTGCTACAAAGTTTGCACTTGATGAAGTTGGAGAACCTCTATCACCAAAATATGCTCCAGATATAACTGCACCCGCTGTTATAAATAAATTTAAATCTATTCCCCTTGCCAATGAAATCATAACTATTCCCATTGTTCCAATACTTCCAAAAGAACTTCCCATTAAAAATGAAAAAACTGATAACATTACAAATGTAAACATATAGAAATAATTAGGATCTATTATTTTTATTCCATAATAAATTAAACTAGGAATAGTCCCCGATAAAAACCAACTTGCTGATAACATTCCCAATAATGAAAATATTATAACTAAAATATAAGATTTCTTTGCTCCAATACCTGCTATCTGTAGACTTCTTTTTATTCCTCCTAATTTAAAAGACGATAAAAACACAGTTAAAACAAAAACTATTGATAAAATCATTAAAATATTGGATT from Cetobacterium sp. 8H includes these protein-coding regions:
- a CDS encoding Na+/H+ antiporter NhaC family protein, with amino-acid sequence MEIHLILFLLSIVYSFIIKSNILMILSIVFVLTVFLSSFKLGGIKRSLQIAGIGAKKSYILVIIFSLLGMLSASWFLSGTIPSLIYYGIKIIDPNYFYMFTFVMLSVFSFLMGSSFGSIGTMGIVMISLARGIDLNLFITAGAVISGAYFGDRGSPTSSSANFVAVLTDTNIYTNVKNMFKTGIIPYIMTISLYFYLGKSEIQKEIDSKLLELLPKEFNLSPIVFIPLIFLIGMCLFRIDIKKTMLVSILSSLIIAITIQSWNFNIILKTMLTGFRLPSTNSLYEIIKGGGIVSMSTATVMAFLSCSIVKIFEELKVLTWISKRIGVIKEEWKVYLYTTLVAIFTAGISSSQSTSILLTSQIMKKTYEESGFENEKLALDIENSCVILSPLIPWNIAITVPAAMLEIGVFDIMPNSFYLYFLPIFIFLKKFFLNERKSIEIKKAEY